The following are from one region of the Stigmatopora argus isolate UIUO_Sarg chromosome 9, RoL_Sarg_1.0, whole genome shotgun sequence genome:
- the aurkb gene encoding aurora kinase B has translation MQNKENHQPRASHQTHSMASGPQRFVKPLAGGSKTVIPGPIRACGTSSSSLVSKKVSIKDFDIGRPLGKGKFGNVYLAKVKDLQAIVALKVLFKSQMEKEGVEHQLRREIEIQAHLKHPNILRFYNYFDDRNRVFLVLEYAPRGELYKELQRHGRFDDQRTATYMEEISDALLYCHSKKVIHRDIKPENLLLGYRGELKIADFGWSVHAPSLRRRTMCGTLDYLPPEMIEGHTHSEKVDLWCIGVLCYEFLVGNPPFETQCHAETYKRIMKVDLKFPQVVSAGARDLISRLLRHCPTDRLALQSVMDHPWVRANSRRILPPAYPAKTS, from the exons ATGCAG AATAAAGAAAATCACCAGCCACGGGCTTCACACCAG ACCCACAGCATGGCGTCGGGCCCGCAGCGTTTTGTGAAGCCGTTGGCTGGTGGCAGCAAAACTGTCATCCCAG GTCCTATAAGAGCGTGTGGTACTTCATCCTCTAGTTTGGTTTCAAA GAAGGTTAGCATTAAAGACTTTGACATTGGTCGACCCCTGGGAAAAGGCAAGTTTGGCAACGTGTACCTTGCCAAGGTAAAAGACCTGCAAGCCATCGTGGCTCTGAAGGTCTTGTTCAAGTCCCAGATGGAGAAAGAAGGCGTTGAGCATCAACTCAGGCGGGAGATTGAGATTCAAGCCCACCTCAA GCATCCCAACATCCTTCGCTTTTACAACTATTTTGATGACCGCAATAGAGTATTTTTGGTGCTGGAGTATGCGCCTCGCGGAGAGCTGTACAAGGAGCTCCAGAGACACGGACGATTTGACGACCAGCGCACTGCTACC TACATGGAAGAAATCTCGGATGCACTTTTGTATTGTCATTCCAAAAAAGTCATCCATCGCGACATCAAGCCGGAAAATCTGCTTCTCGGCTACCGCGGGGAACTGAAAATTGCCGATTTCGGTTGGTCCGTTCACGCGCCTTCTCTCAG GCGTCGCACAATGTGCGGCACTCTGGATTACCTCCCCCCCGAGATGATCGAGGGTCACACCCACAGCGAGAAAGTGGATTTGTGGTGCATTGGAGTCCTTTGTTATGAGTTTCTGGTGGGCAATCCTCCATTTGAAACTCAGTGTCATGCTGAAACCTACAAAAGAATTATGAAG GTGGATCTGAAGTTTCCACAGGTGGTCTCCGCTGGCGCGCGGGATCTGATCAGCAGGTTACTGCGCCACTGCCCGACCGATCGCTTGGCGCTGCAGTCTGTCATGGATCACCCGTGGGTGCGTGCAAATTCGCGACGAATCTTGCCACCCGCCTATCCCGCTAAAACTTCGTGA
- the ankrd13d gene encoding ankyrin repeat domain-containing protein 13D — protein MAQEEFPLHFLVWNNLYQELDQEMQKNEAGCACGVPQRDLDRLDPRGRTPLELAVSLGHLESARVLLRYTADPTHCNAQGWTILQEAVSTGDPELVQLVLQYRDFKRATERLAGIPELLRKLRKAKDFYVEMKWEFTSWVPLVSKVCPSDVYRVWKSGSCLRVDTTLLGFEHMTWLKGRRSYIFKGEDDGAVVMEVDHEKQVVYTEPLVLSPRDAPSLLAAMQPSQENTAQRLTSPIVATHLNTRNIAFERNKSGLWGWRSEKSEMVSGYEAKVYSATNVELVTRSRTEHLSDQDKSRSKGSKTPLQSFLGIAEQHTAHNGSNVSQCASPHNPTAITAEEYFNPEFNLNGRDIGRPIELTSKVQRFKANLWLSETHPLSLAEQVTPIIDLMAISNAHFAKLRDFITLRLPPGFPVKIEIPLFHVLNARVTFSNLCGCDEPVSSVTVHKPESSEEAGQSTSPFHCEVDPSVFEPPADYNTLGPGRSEPMRDEDDNLLQFAIQQSLLDAGTESDQVTIWEALTNSRPGPQSPLYEEDTQLERAIQESLSISLASREEGDEVQEPTPPAADSPSDPGTNPPSYDAAGEPALSGPLGGASNFDEQLRIAMELSCREQEEIDRKQKEEEEELERILQLSLTEK, from the exons ATGGCTCAAGAAGAGTTTCCTCTACATTTCCTGGTGTGGAATAATCTGTATCAGGAACTTGACCAGGAGATGCAAAAGAACGAG GCTGGGTGTGCGTGCGGGGTTCCGCAGCGAGATCTGGATCGGCTGGATCCGAGGGGGCGCACCCCACTGGAGCTGGCGGTGTCCCTGGGCCACCTGGAGTCCGCCCGAGTTCTGCTCAGATACACCGCAGACCCGACGCACTGCAACGCGCAAGGCTGGACCA TCTTGCAGGAGGCAGTGAGCACTGGGGACCCCGAGTTGGTTCAACTGGTCCTTCAGTACAGAGACTTCAAGCGGGCGACGGAGAGGCTGGCGGGGATTCCAGAACTGCTCCGCAAGCTGAGAAag GCCAAGGATTTCTATGTGGAGATGAAGTGGGAGTTCACCAGCTGGG TGCCTTTGGTTTCCAAGGTGTGCCCCAGCGATGTCTACCGCGTTTGGAAGAGTGGCTCGTGCCTCCGCGTGGACACCACGCTTCTGGGTTTCGAACACATGACCTGGCTCAAAGGACGACGGAGCTACATCTTCAAGGGTGAAG ACGATGGCGCCGTGGTCATGGAGGTAGACCACGAGAAGCAGGTGGTGTACACGGAGCCGCTGGTCCTGTCTCCGCGCGATGCGCCCTCCCTGCTGGCGGCCATGCAGCCGTCGCAGGAGAACACGGCGCAGAGACTCACGTCGCCCATTGTCGCCACGCACCTCAATACGCGCAACATTGCATTTGAGCG CAACAAGTCTGGCCTTTGGGGCTGGCGTTCTGAGAAGAGCGAGATGGTTAGTGGATATGAAGCAAAG GTTTACAGCGCGACCAATGTAGAGCTTGTGACTCGGTCGAGAACGGAGCATCTGTCAGACCAGGATAAATCACGCAGCAAAG GCTCCAAAACTCCTCTGCAATCTTTCCTGGGAATTGCTGAACAGCACACAGCTCACAATGGG AGTAACGTGTCCCAGTGCGCCAGTCCACACAACCCCACCGCCATCACGGCCGAAGAATACTTTAATCCCGAGTTCAATCTTAACGGCCGGGACATCGGACGCCCTATTGAGCTCACCAGCAAAGTTCAGAG GTTCAAGGCCAATCTGTGGTTGAGTGAAACCCACCCCCTGTCGCTAGCCGAGCAGGTGACCCCCATCATAGACCTCATGGCCATCTCCAACGCTCACTTTGCTAAGCTACGTGACTTCATCACCTTACGCTTGCCTCCAGGTTTTCCTGTCAAAATAG AAATTCCGTTGTTCCACGTGCTGAATGCCAGAGTCACCTTCAGTAACTTGTGCGGCTGTGACGAGCCGGTGAGCTCGGTGACGGTTCACAAACCCGAGAGCTCAGAAGAAGCGGGACAGTCCACTTCTCCCTTTCACTGCGAGGTCGACCCAAGCGTGTTTGAGCCCCCGGCAGACTACAACACTCTCGGACCGGGCCGCAGCGAGCCGATGAGGGACGAAGACGACAACCTGCTGCAGTTCGCCATCCAGCAGAGCCTCCTGGACGCTGGCACAGAGAGCGATCAG GTGACCATTTGGGAAGCTCTTACCAACAGTCGCCCGGGACCCCAGTCGCCCCTCTATGAGGAAGACACTCAACTGGAGAG GGCCATCCAGGAGTCTCTGTCTATCTCATTGGCTAGCAGAGAAGAGGGGGACGAAGTACAAGAGCCCACCCCTCCAGCGGCGGACTCCCCGTCGGACCCCGGCACCAATCCACCCTCCTACGACGCGGCGGGCGAACCGGCGCTATCGGGACCCCTCGGCGGGGCTAGCAACTTCGACGAGCAGCTGCGTATCGCCATGGAGCTCTCGTGCCGTGAGCAGGAGGAGATAGACAG GAAGcagaaagaggaagaggaggagctgGAGAGGATCCTGCAGCTGTCACTCACCGAGAAGTAA
- the LOC144082147 gene encoding E3 ubiquitin-protein ligase RNF38-like, whose protein sequence is MDPPRTRSRSRSGFYHFAVNNPAGGSGGGGGGGGAGNNALGNGSLMNAGGAGGMSFPQQNNAAWAAHHGGRGGFPESQPQQPTTYLAAGAQRHGAHRHPGTGGVLHFHPDNVFSEERDKMEDSPSPKRQRLSQQSILDLSAAPPPTPTSPIRPWELPPSRRPHAHYAPERCHTPARNRRSPPTRRPRGRRDRLTRHHHTHNHHHHHHHHFNGNNSHHHPNTHPHAHPHPHPHPHPHSHPHPHHHHPHHHPLHSHHGLSPIHQDENFRHPAQPQGYSPYGQQPPRGPGPGLEERAVYHPPNPSPRPLHPSSNLSPRLLHPHPSQQPSGGVLDLQEQGSAPVSYPVSPPGAPPPGLPPRSGPQQIPACSVVFGGQHYPVCNVAPPVLQTCSVQHLPMPYAFPSLLSSDPTFLLPPPAHLPHPPAHLPHHPSHLPQPGQFGPYTAQQARSPLQRIENDVELLGEHLSLGAGLHYPPATHPALTPHSTQLHFLSHEPLPQEFFGVSYPNFLPRRLAGRRYRSQQPLPPSPYHPSLLPYFLSMLPVQPTGPAISLELDVDDGEVENYEALLNLAERLGEAKLRGLTKGEIEQLPSYRFNPNNHQSEQTLCVVCMSDFESRQLLRVLPCSHEFHGKCVDKWLRANRTCPICRADASEVQRDSE, encoded by the exons ATGGACCCCCCAAGGACACGCTCTCGATCTCGGTCTGGCTTCTATCATTTCGCCGTGAACAACCCCGCGGGAGGCAGCGGCGggggcggaggcggcggcggggccGGCAACAACGCGCTCGGTAACGGGAGCCTGATGAACGCCGGCGGAGCAGGAGGGATGAGCTTCCCGCAGCAGAACAATGCCGCCTGGGCAGCGCACCACGGTGGTCGCGGTGGCTTCCCGGAGAGTCAGCCGCAGCAGCCGACGACCTACCTGGCCGCGGGGGCGCAACGCCACGGAGCCCACCGACATCCTGGAACCG GGGGAGTGCTACACTTTCATCCCGATAATGTTTTCAGTGAGGAGCGAGACAAA ATGGAAGACAGCCCCAGCCCCAAAAGGCAACGTCTTTCCCAGCAGTCCATTTTAGATCTGAGCGCCGCCCCTCCGCCGACCCCCACCTCTCCCATCCGCCCCTGGGAGCTTCCCCCGAGTCGGCGACCGCACGCCCACTATGCGCCAGAGAGATGTCACACGCCGGCCCGCAATCGAAGAAG CCCGCCGACGCGACGCCCGCGTGGCCGCAGAGACCGGCTGACGCGCCATcaccacacacacaaccaccaccatcatcaccaccaccattTTAATGGCAACAACAGCCATCACCACCCTAACACTCACCCCCACGCTCACCCTCATCCTCACccccaccctcaccctcactcTCACCCCCaccctcaccaccaccacccccatcATCACCCCCTGCACTCCCACCACGGGCTCTCGCCGATCCACCAAGACGAGAATTTCCGTCACCCGGCCCAACCTCAGGGCTACTCTCCCTACGGCCAGCAACCCCCCAGAGGGCCGGGACCCGGGTTGGAAGAGCGAGCCGTGTACCATCCCCCCAACCCTTCCCCGAGGCCCCTCCACCCGTCCTCCAACCTGTCTCCCCGACTGTTGCACCCCCACCCGTCGCAGCAACCGAGCGGCGGAGTGTTGGATCTCCAGGAGCAG GGTTCTGCTCCGGTGTCGTATCCCGTGTCCCCCCCGGGGGCTCCTCCGCCTGGGCTGCCGCCTCGCTCGGGCCCGCAACAGATTCCAGCCTGCTCGGTGGTCTTCGGCGGACAGCACTACCCAGTCTGCAACGTCGCCCCTCCC GTCCTGCAGACGTGTTCGGTGCAACACCTCCCCATGCCCTACGCCTTCCCCTCTTTGCTGTCCAGTGACCCGACCTTCCTCCTTCCCCCACCGGCCCACCTTCCGCACCCTCCCGCGCACCTGCCGCACCATCCTTCTCACCTGCCGCAACCCGGCCAGTTCGGACCCTACACGGCGCAGCAGGCCCGTTCG CCTTTGCAGAGGATCGAGAACGACGTGGAGCTGCTGGGAGAGCACCTGTCCTTGGGTGCGGGTCTCCACTACCCCCCGGCCACCCACCCGGCCCTCACGCCACACTCCACGCAGCTCCACTTCCTCTCCCACGAGCCCTTGCCTCAAGAGTTTTTTGGAGTG TCCTACCCGAACTTCCTCCCCCGTCGCCTCGCAGGCCGAAGGTACCGCTCGCAACAGCCACTGCCGCCTTCGCCTTATCACCCCAGCCTGCTACCTTACTTCCT GTCCATGCTGCCAGTCCAGCCCACCGGCCCGGCCATCAGCCTCGAGCTGGACGTTGACGACGGAGAAGTGGAAAATTACGAG GCCCTCCTCAACCTGGCCGAGCGCCTCGGCGAGGCCAAACTCCGAGGACTCACCAAGGGAGAAATCGAGCAGCTTCCTTCCTATCGCTTCAACCCGAATAACCACCAGTCGGAACAAACGCT GTGCGTGGTGTGCATGAGCGATTTCGAGTCCCGACAACTGCTGCGAGTTCTGCCGTGCAGCCATGAGTTCCACGGGAAGTGCGTCGACAAGTGGCTGAGA